GAAGAACGAAATCGACATCTACGACATTCCGATTGCCGAAATTACGCGCCAATACATGGCGGTGCTGAGGTCGATGGAAAAAATGTCGCTCGACGTGGCGGGAGAGTTTTTTGTGATGGCGGCAACGCTCATGTACATCAAAAGCCGCATGCTTCTGCCGACCGACGAACGCGTGGCGCAGGCGGCGGAGGAGGACGGCGACGCCGACATAGACCCGCGCTGGCAGCTGGTTGAACAGCTCTTGGAGTACAAGAAAATCAAGGCGGCGGCGGACTCGCTCGAAGACATGATAGACTCGCGGCAGAACTTCGGGGAGCGCAGGATTTCGGACAAGGAAATCGTAGCCGACAGACCCTTGAAGGCGTCCGACAAAATGGAGATTTGGACGGCGTTCAACCTGATTTTGCGCAGACTCGCCGAAAAACTCGTGCAGGGCGAAATCACGAACGAAAACGTGACGGTCGCCGACAGAATGGAATATATTTTGAACTTCGGGGAGCGCAAATTCACGTTTTCGTCGCTGTTCGAGGGAAAGAAAACGGGCTTGGTGTCGCTAATGGCGACGTTCCTTGCGATGCTCGAACTCACAAGGCTCAAACGCCTTTTTATCAGGCAGGACGAAGGCTTCGGCGAAATATACTGCGAGAAAATCGGCGACGAAAAACCCGCCGCCGCCGACGACGAGGAGGGGGAACTTTAAAATGCGCGCAAACGACGGAAAATCAAAACTGTTCGGAATCGGTCTCGACTCGGACGGACAAAAACGCATAACACAGGCGGAGAAATTCCTGCTCGTGGGAGGCACGGAGGAAACCCACGACGCCATGACCGAAACCGTCATAAAAACTTTCGAAGACCTCAAACGGCGCGGCAAGGAGCTTGAAGACGCCTCGCCCGAAGAGCTTTCCGACATAATACAAAAACACACCCGAAGGAGGGACTGACAATGAAATATTTCGGAACGGACGGTATCCGCGGAACATACGGGGATACGGAAATCAGCGAGCCGTTTTTCGCGGCGTTGGGCGTCGCGGCGGCGGAATACCTCGCCGAAAACGGCGGCGGAAAAATAGTGGTAGGCGGCGACACCCGCGCTTCGACCGACGCGCTCAAAGCGGCGTTCTGCGGCGGGCTTGAAAAGGGCGGCGCGGAGTTTGAAGACTTGGGCGTTCTGCCCACGCCCGCGCTCGCATACGGCGTGCTATCGCGCGGGGCGGCAATGGGCGCAATGATTACCGCCTCCCACAACCCGCACACCGACAACGGCATTAAATTTTTCGACTCCGCCGCGAGAAAGGTCGAGGACGACGCGCAGGAGCGGCTCGAAGCTCTGCTCGAAAAGCACTACCGCCCCGACGCGTCCTACGCGCCGAAAACTTTTGCGCCCCGCAAAATAGAGACGGGCGCGTTTGCTCGCAACGAGTACGCAAAAAAAATGGCGTCGATTTTCCCGAAGAATTTTCTGAAAGGGCTGAAAGTCGCAATCGACATGGCGAACGGCGCGACGAGCAAAATTTCGTCGAAAGTCTTTGCCGAATACGGCGCGGAGGTCTTCGAGGCGGGTTGCGAGCCGACGGGGCTTAACATCAACGACGGAATCGGCAGCCAGCACCCCGAAAAAATTTCCGAACTTTGCAGGCGCGTGGGCGCGGACGTCGGCTTTGCGCACGACGGCGACGGCGACAGGGTAGTGGTTTCCGACGAAACGGGTTCGATTTTGGAGGGCGAGGAAATTCTTGGGCTAATCGCCCTCGACGCAAAGGAGCGCGGCGCGCTCGCATCAAACGCAATCGTCACGACCCTCCAAAGCAACATGGGGCTTGACGAATCGCTCGCAAAAAGCGGCGTGTCGGTTTTCAGAAGCGGAATCGGCGACAGGCTCGTAATGCGCGAAATGCTCGCGCACGGCTGCTCGGTGGGCGGCGAAAACTCGGGGCACTTCATATTCTCGGAAGTGTCGCCCTGCGGCGACGGACTGGCTGCGGCGCTCGCGCTGCTTTCGGTCATGGCGGACAGGGGCGGCAAACTCTCGGAACTGCGCGGCGGAATTTCGATGTACCCGCAGGTTTCGAAAGCCGTGAAAGTGGCTCGCAAAACGCCGATTGCGGAGACAGCAAACCTCTCGAAGGCAATCGCCGAATGCGAGTCCGCGCTGGGCAAAGAGGGCAGGCTGCTCGTGCGCTATTCGGGCACGGAAAAGAAAATCAGACTGCTTGTTGAGGGCAAGGACGCCGCGAAAATCGGCGACTGCATGAAAATACTCGAAAAAGCGGTTGAAATAGACTTGCAGTAAACGCCGCCCGACTTTAATTTATCTCCAACTTTTAATTCCTGAAATTTGTATGGCAGACGAAAACACATCCCCCGAAGTAATCGAAGAACAAATCAAGAATCTCGACCCGCGCTTTATCAGGCAAATCGAAAGCGCGGAAAAATCGATAGACAAAAACCCCGCATATGTAATCGACATTTGCTGCACCGTTTTGGCGAAACACCCGTCGTGCGTGGAGGTCAGAAAAATCCTGCGTCAGGCGCAGTTCAAAAAATTCGGCAAAGGCAACCCGATTGCGAAAATCGGCGCGGCCATTCAGGGCGCGGTGTTCGCAATGCAGGCGGGCGCGAAAATCAAGAAGGGCCAGGCTATCGAAGTGATGGCGGAGGCCGAAAAACTTTTGTCGGCGTGCCCCGAAAACGAAGCCGTTCTCAAAACGCTCGCGGACGCCGCAGCAAGCCTCCAATACTGGGGGACGGTCGCTGAGGCGTATCAGGCTATCGCCCGCTTCAAGCCCGACAACGAGAAAATCCTGATGTCGCTCGCCGACGCGCTCGTAAAGAGCAAACAGCCCGACGCCGCAATGCAGGTCTGCGAAAGAATCCTCAAAAAGAACCCGTCCAACGGCGACGCGCAGGCGATTGCCCGCAGCGCGTCGGTCATCAAGACGATGGAAAAGGGCGACTGGGAAAACACGGAAGTCAGCGCGACAAAGAAAGTCAAGGACGCCGAGGAAACCCTCAACCGCCAGAAGGAGACAAGCTCCGTCAACGACGAGGAAACCCTTAACAAGATGGTCGAACGCCTCGCCGCGCAAATCCAGACCGACCCCGAAAACATCAATCTTTACCGCGAAATCTGCGGACACCTCCGCACGCTCAAACGCTTCGACGAAGCCCTCGAATATGTCCGCAAGGCCCGCCAGCAGCCGCTCGGCAAGGGCGACACCACGTTCGAGAAAATGGAGCAGGGCTTCCTCGTTTCGTCGATGGACAGAAAGATTGCCGAACTCACAAAGAAGCTCGAAGAAAACCCGTCGGACGAACAGCTCAAAGCGGAGCTTGCGCAACTCAAAAAACAGGAGCACGACATCAAGCTCGAAAACGCAAAGCAGATGGTCGAACGCTACCCCAACGATTTCAGCTACCGCTTCGAACTCGGCACGCTTCTGTTCGAGGACGGAAATCTCGACGAGGCAATCATGCAGTTCCAGATTTCGCAGCGCAGCCCGAAAGTCCGCGCGCAGTCGCTGCTTGGCTTGGGCAGGGCGTTCACGATGGGCAAGAAATACGACCTTGCGGTAGACCAGCTGGAAACGGCGAAGAAAGAGTCGAAGATTATGAACGACTCGAAAAAGGAAATCATATACGAACTCGGCACCGCATACGAGCTCATGGGCAAGCCCGAACAGGCTTTCAACGAGTTCAAGGAAATCTACTCGGCGGATATTTCCTACAAGGACGTTGCCGCAAAAATCAACGCCTACTACGCAAAGAAGTAGACCTTGCAAAAAGACACGCAAAAACGCGCCCCGATTTCGGAGCGCGTTTTTTGTTTGCGCGGAGCGCAGGCCTTGCGCGTTTGCCAGCGGCTAGGAGTTTGCGAGTGAGCGGTTGCAAGTATCGCAAAACTGCGAAGCCCGACGCGCGTTGCGGCGCACCCTGCGCCCTTGCGGCTACGCGTTTGCGAAGCGTTCGGCGAATTTTTTGTGGATGCCGTCGAACGAGCCGTTGCTGAAAAACACGCAGACGGACTTTCCGCTTTCGGCGGAGATGTCGGCGGAAAGCTTTTCAAGCAGGGCTTGGTTTGAGTCGAAAGCGTGCAGTTTTTTCGGGTTGTGGGTTGCCGCCATTTCCGCGGTGTCTATGCGTCGGGCGGGGTCTGTCTTTGCGGTGTTGGCGTGCCCGATGTAGGCGGCGTCGGCGAGTTCGAGAGCCTCGCCGAAAGCGTCCTGAAAAACGTTCATTTTCGCCGTGTTGCTGCGCGGCTCGAAAGCGACGTAGAGCTTGGCGTCGGGATATTTCTGGCGCATGGACTCAATCGTCAGGCGGATTGCCGTCGGGTGGTGTCCGAAATCTTCTACGGCGAGGATTTTTTCCGTCTTCAAAATCGTCTCCTGCCTGCGCTTGACGCCCTTGAATTTTGCGAGCGGCGAAAGGTCGATGTCGAGCGGGTTCGCCCCGCCGCGCACGAGAGCCGCGCCGACGGCGGCCATCGCCGCGTTGCGGGCGTTGTATTCTCCCTGCAAATTCCACTCGACGCGCTTTTCGATTCCGCCGCAGACGAGCGAAAACGACGACGAATCCGCCGTCTGCCTGAAATCCTTTATGCGCACGTCGCAGTTTTCTCCGAAGCCCACTTTTATGCGCTTCGTCCACGGCGTGTCTTCGAGCGACGCAATGTTGGGGTCGTCGCCGTTTTCGACAATCGCGCCGAGGGGGGATACGATTCTGCGGACATGCGAGAACGTGCGCTTTACGTCGTAGAGGTCGCGGAAAATGTCGGCGTGGTCGAATTCGATGTTGTTTACCAGAAGGACAAAGGGGCGGTAGTGGATAAATTTGCTGCGCTTGTCGAAGTAGGCGGTATCGTACTCGTCGCCCTCAATCGCAAACGGCGCGTCGGTCGAGCCGAGGTTCGAGCCGCCTTCGGCGAGGTCTGTCGGAACTCCGCCGATGAGCCAGCCCGCATCGACGCCGTTTGCCCTCAGCAGGAACGCGGCAAGGCATGTGGTTGTGGTCTTGCCGTGCGTGCCGCTTACCACGAGCGACTTCCTGTCGCCTATGAGGTTTTCGCCGATGAGCGCCGAGAGGCTTGTGTACCTGTATTTCCGCGCCGCGAGCATGAATTCAAGCTCCGGATTCATGCGGCTGATTGCGTTGCCGACGACGACCAAATCGGGCGCAAAGTCTTCCAGATTTTTCGGGTTCCAGCCATCGCGCGCGTCAACATGCGCGTTGGCGAGCGCGCTTTTCATTGGCTCGTACATGCCCGTGTCGCTTCCGCAGACGGAGTGCCCGAGGCGTTTCATGAGAATGGCGACGTTTCCCGTCGCCGTGCCGCAAATTCCGATAAAATAGATTTTCATTTTCGCCGAAATTTCTAAGCCCGATTTCGCGAAAAGTCGAGCGGGATTAGCAAAAAAAAACGCGTCGGGCGGGGGCGGACGGATTTTGCGGGTCTTGGAAGAGCGCGGCGGCGCGGGAAATCCGTGCGGCATTCCGACGTCCCGCCGACGCGCTATTCCGAAATTTCGAGCGCGTATTTATGCTTTCGCGGAGTGGCGATTGCGCGGATTTCCGCGCGGGCATTTTCGCGCTCTTCCCTTAGCAAATTCTCGCGCGGCGCGTGCTCGCGGTAGAGTTGCGCGAGGCGCACATAGTACGGATTGTTCCGCGTCCTGCCGATTTCTTCGACGGCGTTTGCCGCGTCGTCCGCCGTCGTGCCGTCTTTGATTTTGTCGGCAAACATTTCGCGCAGGTGGGCGAGGAAGCGCAGGCGTTCGTTTATGAGCCTGATTTTCTTGCAGAGCGCAAGTATCTTGCGCGAAGCTTCAATCTGCGGGGTTTCGAGCGCGGCGGTGTCGATTCCCCTTGCAAGCTCGGCGGAGTGGAAGACGCCGACTTTTTTGCCGTCGATTTTCAGCGCGTATTTTCCGCTCGGCAGATTTTTAACTGCAAGCGTCTGTTTGTTCAGCGAGCTGCGGAAGTCGATGTATTTTGCCGCGCTTTCCTCCGCGGGCGTCGGCGCAAGCGGCAGCGCGTATTCGAGAGACTCGAAGCGCAGCCCGCCTGCGCTTTGCTTTACGTTTGAAATTTCGCAGTTTACCGCGCAAATATTTTCCCTGTCGATTTCCGCCGAGCACACCGTCGCCGGTTCTCCGAGCGATTTTAGGAATATCGCCGCCATCGCAAACCCTCCCGCTTCGGACGGGTGCACGCGGTCGCTTCCGATTATTGTTTTGCCGCGCCCAGCCTCGCTCTGGAAGTCGGCGTTTATCCGCACCGTCTCCGCCCAAATATCGACGAATTCCGCGTTGGGAATCCGCCTTGCGGCGTCTTCGCAGATTTTGCCGTAGCGTCCGAGCCGCGCGTTCAGCCCGACGTGCGAGTCGGTTGGGCTTTCGAGCGTTTCGTCGAAAATCGACGGCGAGAAAATGTAGAGTCTGCGCGAATTTTCCGCAAGCTTCTCCGCGACTTTCGCGAGCCGTTCTGCGTAGACGCTTTCGAGCCGCGCGATTTCCTCTTCGCACTTCGGGTTTTTCGCCCGCTCTTCGCGCGTGAAATATTTTCTGCCGACGTCGTTCATGCCGACCATCAAAACGTAAACGTCGGCTTTGGGTTTGAGTATGTCGGTCCGCATTCGGCGCAGCAGGTGGAAAGCCGACTGCCCCGCCGTCCCCCTGTTAAGGTATTGCAGCTCTGTTTCGGGAAAGCGCGTGCTGTAATAATATTCCAAAAACATCTGGTGGTAGCCGTTGTGCGTAATGCTGTCGCCGACGAACGCGATTGTCTCGCCCCCGCGCACGGCGACGGGCGCAAGCCTTGTCTGCGCCGAAAGCGCGGCGGCGGCAATTGCCGCAAGAATGAGCATGGTAAATTTCATCAAATCCATTCTGCCTTTCCGCCGCTCAGACGCAACGGAATTTTAAGCGTAAAAGTTTGCAATGCCTTTTCACGAATCTCGAAATTTGCTTGTGAAAACACGCGCCTTGCGGCAAAATGCGCCCGATTTCCGAAAATGAAAAAACTGCCGCCAGAAATACGCATTCTCACCGACGACGTCGCAAACAAAATCGCGGCGGGCGAGGTTGTCGAACGCCCAGCGGCGGTCGCAAAAGAGCTTCTCGAAAACGCGATAGACGCGGGGGCTACGCGCATCGAAATAGAATTCAAGCACGGCGGAAAATCGTTCGTGAAAGTTGTGGACGACGGCTGCGGAATGACGCGCCAGCAGGCTCTGACATGTCTCGAACCGCACGCGACAAGCAAAATCCGCGCGCCCGAAGACCTCTTCAACATTTCAAGCTACGGCTTTCGCGGCGAGGCGGTGCCGTCCATCGCAAGTGTCAGTCGTTTCCGCCTGCGCACCAGACCCGAAGCGCAGGTCTTGGGCACTGAAATCGACGTCTACGCTGGCAGTGTAAATTCCGTGCGCGACTGCGGCATGGCGGCGGGCACCGAAATCACCGTCGAAAACCTTTTCTGCTCCGTCCCTGCGCGGCGGAAATTTTTAAAAAGCGACAACGTCGAGGCGTCGCACATCGTCAAACTTTGCAGGCTCTACGCGCTCGCCTTGCCCGACCTTTCGATAACGCTTGTCGAAAATTCTCGCACCGTCTTCCGCTCCGAGCGCAATCTCGGCGTGCTCGACAGAATCGAACGCGTTTTCGGCGCGGAGATTTCGTCAAAGCTTTTCGAACTGCGCCGAAGCGGGCGCGGCGGCATGGCGGTCTCCGGCGCGATACTTCGCGCGGGCGAATCTTTTCCGACGGGGCGCAACATCTGCGCGTTTATCAACGGCAGACCCGTGGAGTGCAAGGCGGTCTATTCGGCGATAAAGGAGGCGTATTCGCAGTTCGTGCCGAAGGGCAGGTTCGCGGCGGCGTACCTTTTCATCGAGCTAGACCCGCGCACGGTTGACGTCAACGTGCACCCAGCCAAACGCGAAGTGCGCCTAAAAAACGAGTTCCAAGTGCGCGACTTTCTCTTTGCGGCGATTTCGTCCGCGCTCGCCGAATCGAACTCGAACCTGCGCGAAAATTTTTCGGCCGAACCCGCCGCCGAACCCGAATTTTCCGCGGTTCCGAAGCCCGCGCTTACGCCCGCAAGCGAGGCCGAAATTCCCGCGCCGCGGCTCGGCAATCACGAGACCGCGCAAGCGGCGGAGCGCGACCCCGCTCCCGCCCGCGGATTTTCAAAACCTCTTTCCGTAGCGGAAAAGCCCGCGTTTTCTCCCGCGGTTTCGGACGAACAAAAACCGCCCGTTCGCGAAATTCCCGCGCTTGCGCCCGTCGGACGCGGCGTTTCCGAACGCGCAGACGCGCCGCAAAAATCGGCAATAGCAGCAGTCGCCGCAGAGTGGCGCTACATCGGCTGCCTGAAAAAACGCTTCGCAATTTTCGAGACCGCAAAGGGGCTTGTTCTCATGTCGGTTTCCGCCGCCCTCAAACGCGTCAGATACGAGGAGATTTTGGCTGGGCTTCGCGGCGGCAAAGTGGTGTCGCAAAACCTGCTGATACCGCTGCCGCTGAAATTCGAGCGCGGCGACGACGAGTATTTCTCGGCAAACAGAAAGGCGTTCGAAACCTGCGGGTTTGTCGTCGAGGATTTCGGCAAGTCGTTTTACAGAATTTCCGCCGCACCCCTCTGGCTGAAATACGGCGACATCGAAAATTTCGTGCGCGACTTCGTCGAAATTGCGCGTGAGGAAAACCGCGCCCTGCGCAAGTCCGCGCTGTCGGACGAAAATTTCGCGCGGTCGCTCGTGGTCAGATACGGCGCGGCGGACTTCACATGCACCGAAACCACCGCGACCGAACTTCTGGCAAAACTCCTTTCGGGAAATTCGGGCGCGTCGTCGCCCGATGGCAAACCCACGCTCAAAGAAATCTCCGACGCCGAAATCCTGCGCATGTTCCAGATGTAGCGGGCTTGCCGCCGCCGGAATTCTTTCTCCTTTCCAAAAATCAGCATAATCAAAAATACATATGAGAAAACAGAAAATAATTGCGTTTATCGCGCTTTTGTGCGCGGCGTTTCCCGCCTCCGCCGCGGAAATCCGCGTGTCCGATTTCGGCGCGAAACCCGACGACGGAAAGTGCGACATTTCGGCAATCCGAAAGGCGTTTGCCTATGCCGTTGCCAACAAAGCCACGACCGTGCGCTTCGACGCCGGCGTCTACGATTTGAATATCGGCGACGCAACTCGTGATATTTTCGAAATCGACGGCGCGGAGAATCTTTCGATAGTCGGTGCTGTCGGCCCGGACGGCGAGCCGAAGACCGTCTTTTTGCGCAGGTACAAACCCGAAAGAAATCTCTTCGGCGGAAAAATCATCAAAGTGCTGCGCTCTCCGAATCTTTCGGTCAGGGGAATTGCGTTCGACAATTTTCCGCGCTACATGAGCTGCGGCGAAATCGTCGCAAACGACGGCAGGGGCATTACCGTAAAAGTTTTCGAGGGCAACCCGTACCTCGACGGCACATACGCCTACTGCTCCAACCTGTGGGACGGGAAAACGGGAAACCTCGTGGTCGGCAAACCGAGCACGACTTTCGGCACCGACGTTGACAGAAATTTGCGCGAGTTCGAAATGAAGAAAATCGGCGCGGAGTCGGAAAGGCTCATGCGCCTCGATTCCCCGAAAGTCGCGCGGACGGCGGCCGTCGGCGAAGTGTTCTCGTGGAATTTCGGCTGGCGCGGACACCAAATTCTTTTCGAGCGTTGCGACAGCCTGCGCCTCGAAAACGTCGCCGTCAGAAGCTCGATAGGCTTCTGCATGCTCGCTTTCAAATGCCGCAACATCTACGCAAAAAACGTGGAATTCAGGCGCGAAAAAGGCTCGCGCCAAATGAACGTCGGCAGCCGCGACGCATGGAAAATCCGCGCATGCCGCGGGCTTGCCGTCGTCGAAAACATGTATGTCGAGGGCGTCAGGTGGGACGGGCAGAACGTCCACGGAACTTTCGTCTACCCCTACGGAAGAGTCGGCAAAAACGCCCTGCTTATGTCCAACGACTTCGGCGGGCCGACGGGTTCAAACGACGAAGTTTTCGAGGTCGGGACAAAGGCCGGCTTCTGGAAAAATAAATCCGAGGAAGTTTTGCTTACGATAAAAAGCGTTCGCAAAAGCGGAACGAAAGTGGGGCGCAATTCGCAACCCGCATACGAGGTCGAATTCGTCGAGACTGTCCCAGATTTCGTCGGCGAAACAACCCTCTGCAACCTCTACGGGCTGAATCTCGACTCCTACGTTCTCATTAATTCAACGTTCAAAAATATCGCGGGGTGCGCTAGCCTTATCCGCAACGACAACGCAAACATCGCGGGCTGCACTTTCGACCACATCATGTACCCCGCAGTGTGCGTCGGCGGCGCGATTGCCGAGGTGGAGGGCGTGGTTTCCAAGAACGCGTACATTTGCGGAAACAAGTTCGTCTCTTGCGGCTGGTCGGCTCGCCACGGCGCGTCGGCGGCGGTCGCCGTGCGCATACAGCCTTCCCAAAAGACTCCGATTGAAACCGCGCCGTATATCGAAAACGTCGTAATCGGCGGCAACGAGTTCTCGGACTGCAACGTCGGAATAGACGCGGCGGGCGCGGACGGACTCTACATTTCGGGCAACAAATTCGAAAACGTTCGCAAGACAATTTTAGAGCGCAAAAATCAAAATGTATTCATAAATAACAATGTTGAATAGCCTGAATCTGGGCTTTCAGAATCCTGAAAACGCAAAAAAAGACGTCCGAACGGAAACTAATTCGGACGCCTTTTTTTATGTCGTCTCACGACGACCGCAACACTACAACAACACTAATACAACTATACACACGCTTTCTATATCGGACAAAATTTTTCCGCTTAAACGGATTTTTCAAAACTTTAAAATTTTCCATTCGGGACGATTAGAAAAATACCGCCGACAAGCGCGGATATTAACCGATATAAAAAGATGCAAAATATAAAAAATAAGTTGTCGTGCTCGGCGGCCGCCGCGGCATGTTTTTCAATCGCGGCGTTCGCGGAGGCGTCCGCAGAACCCCTCCCGTTCGGAAATTTCGGCTTGGACCAGCTTTCCGAATGCGTCTCGAAATTGCAGTCCGACGTGAAAAACGAAACGGGCTTCAAGCCCTTCTTCGACTACTACGCCGTTCTGCTCACAAACCCCTACGGCGGGGCGGAGCAGGGCACCAACTACACCCACGAAATGATTTACGGCATCACCGGAGACCTCGAAAAAGTCGTCGGCTGGAAAGGCGCAACGCTCGTGGTTTCGGGGGCGTACAATGCGGGCGGAAATCTGTCGAACACGATAGGAAATTTCTTCACGGTCTCGGAGTCGTCGGTGGTTGACGGCGGCATGTTCTTCGAACTCTATCTGGCGCAGAAAATCGACTTGGCAAACGGCGATTCCGCAACCGTGCGTCTTGGCAGAATCGCGATGGCGGACAGCTTCAACTCGCTCCCGATTTTCGGCAGCCTCGTAAGCGGCGCGTTCGACTCTACGCCGGCGTCGATGTTCGGCAACAGCCCGTTCACCTCGTCGCCCGTCGCAACTTGGGGCGCGAGCGTCAAGTACGAAACCGTCGAAAACCTGAGCCTCTGCGCGGGGATTTATCAAATTCCGCAAAACGTGCAGTCTACGACGTGGAGCGGAACCGACTGGCGCATACAGTCGGACGACGGCTATATGGCGATGTTCCAAATTGCGTGGAACCCGACATTCTGCGCGGAGTCGGACGGCTCAGGCGGACTTTCGGGAACATACCAAATCGGCGCATGGTTCTTCGGCGGCTTCGACATGCCGTACCTCGACGGCAGCACTGGTTCGCGCGGCAACGGCTACGGATTCTACGCGCACGGCCAGCAGCAAATTTGGGCCGAAAGGGATAATCCGAATAAGTACGTTTCGGTTTTCGCGGGCGCGCAGGTCGCGCCGGTAAATTCGATTTCGACAATGCCGCTAATGCTCTACGGGGGCTTCCAGTTGCAGGGCTTCGTTCCGAAAAGGGAAAACGACGGCTTGTGCGTCGCCTTCGCAAACGGGTGGTTCAGCTACGAACTTAATAAAGTTCAGGAGGCGACATACGAAAACATGATAGAAATAACATACGTCATGCAATTAAACGAAAATGTATCAATACAGCCAGATTTTCAGTATATAATGAGACCCTATGGCAATAGCGGAATCGACGATGCCCTCGTGGTCGGCGGACAACTGATAGTGTCGTTTTAGCCAGACGGGGGCTGAAAAAGCCCCGCAACGAAAGAAGGACACAAACGGATTATAATAACAGAAAGACATTTAAGAGGGCGAGACTGGGAGATGAAAAATTTTTTTAAATTTCGCATTGACAAGCCCTCTCTAAAATGTATGTTAAAGGGCATAATATTTTAAACCACTGGGGTGGTAGTTCAGTTGGTTAGAACGCCTGCCTGTCACGCAGGAGGTCGCGAGTTCGAGTCTCGTCCATCCCGCCACTTTAAAGAATAAAAAAGGCTGATTTGCAGTAAGTTGCGAGTCAGCCTTTTTTTGTGGCTTTCCATAGCCAAATTTCAACTTGTTGATAGCCAGATTAAAACAATAACCAATTTCCAATAAAACGACAACTGCACGGCAACTGAGTCTGCGCCGAACAAAGTGGCGACACCATTGAACTGCCCCTTTTGCAGGCAACAGAAAGCCCTTTGCGAGAATCACAAAGGACTTGAGTTCGGAATGTTTATTGGGCGTTTACAGTTTCTGGTTTTACATAGTCCGACGGATAAATGTTAAAGTATTTCACCGCGTCGTCATGCTTTGCGACGCCCAAATAGTGCTCGAATAAAATATCCGTATGCCTGTGCGATATTATGAGCGCGGTGTCGGTAAAGTTCCTGTGAAGCGCGACGTGATAGCTCACAAAGCTGTGTCTAAATGCGTTGTGCGGCGGAAACTTTACCTTGTCCGCCAATCCTTTTTTTACGTCTTCTGCACTCACTAAAAGTCCTGCCCTGGGATACGCCAATTCTCTGCGTCTTTTAAACTTTCTTTCGCACATTGTAAATGCGCTCGGAGGTGTTCGTTCCAGCCAAGCCCAAAGGTTGTCTGGAAGATTTTCGATAAACTGGCGGCGGTTCTTCTTTGTCTTTCCCGCAGGCGTTTCTATTCCGCGTTCCTTGAAGTTGATTTCTTCATACGCCACGCGGGTTATGGCGGAACTTCTCATTCCTGCGAATAGCCCCAACGCCATAAGTCCGCAAATTTCTGGGTCGTAGTTTTCGTTTGCCCGAAGCAGTTGTTCTACCTCTTCCACTTTCAATATCCCGATTTCACCGCGAACTATGCGCTCTACGGGCAGCTTCACGGCGACATTCTTGCTCAGCCATTCCCTGTCGTCGAAATACGACCACGCCGCGCGGATTATGTCTTTGT
The Opitutia bacterium KCR 482 genome window above contains:
- a CDS encoding carbohydrate porin, with protein sequence MQNIKNKLSCSAAAAACFSIAAFAEASAEPLPFGNFGLDQLSECVSKLQSDVKNETGFKPFFDYYAVLLTNPYGGAEQGTNYTHEMIYGITGDLEKVVGWKGATLVVSGAYNAGGNLSNTIGNFFTVSESSVVDGGMFFELYLAQKIDLANGDSATVRLGRIAMADSFNSLPIFGSLVSGAFDSTPASMFGNSPFTSSPVATWGASVKYETVENLSLCAGIYQIPQNVQSTTWSGTDWRIQSDDGYMAMFQIAWNPTFCAESDGSGGLSGTYQIGAWFFGGFDMPYLDGSTGSRGNGYGFYAHGQQQIWAERDNPNKYVSVFAGAQVAPVNSISTMPLMLYGGFQLQGFVPKRENDGLCVAFANGWFSYELNKVQEATYENMIEITYVMQLNENVSIQPDFQYIMRPYGNSGIDDALVVGGQLIVSF
- the mutL gene encoding DNA mismatch repair endonuclease MutL gives rise to the protein MKKLPPEIRILTDDVANKIAAGEVVERPAAVAKELLENAIDAGATRIEIEFKHGGKSFVKVVDDGCGMTRQQALTCLEPHATSKIRAPEDLFNISSYGFRGEAVPSIASVSRFRLRTRPEAQVLGTEIDVYAGSVNSVRDCGMAAGTEITVENLFCSVPARRKFLKSDNVEASHIVKLCRLYALALPDLSITLVENSRTVFRSERNLGVLDRIERVFGAEISSKLFELRRSGRGGMAVSGAILRAGESFPTGRNICAFINGRPVECKAVYSAIKEAYSQFVPKGRFAAAYLFIELDPRTVDVNVHPAKREVRLKNEFQVRDFLFAAISSALAESNSNLRENFSAEPAAEPEFSAVPKPALTPASEAEIPAPRLGNHETAQAAERDPAPARGFSKPLSVAEKPAFSPAVSDEQKPPVREIPALAPVGRGVSERADAPQKSAIAAVAAEWRYIGCLKKRFAIFETAKGLVLMSVSAALKRVRYEEILAGLRGGKVVSQNLLIPLPLKFERGDDEYFSANRKAFETCGFVVEDFGKSFYRISAAPLWLKYGDIENFVRDFVEIAREENRALRKSALSDENFARSLVVRYGAADFTCTETTATELLAKLLSGNSGASSPDGKPTLKEISDAEILRMFQM